One genomic segment of Nonomuraea coxensis DSM 45129 includes these proteins:
- a CDS encoding sigma factor — translation MSDGDLRARLAAGDLGALADAYDEHAAHVYGVAMTVTGSRGAAEEVTQEVFLSLWEQPLSYDPRLGSLRGWLVGRALHAAAVRVRVGG, via the coding sequence ATGAGCGACGGGGACCTGCGCGCCCGCCTGGCCGCCGGCGACCTCGGCGCGCTGGCCGACGCCTACGACGAGCACGCCGCGCACGTGTACGGCGTCGCGATGACGGTCACCGGCAGCCGCGGGGCCGCCGAGGAGGTCACCCAGGAGGTGTTCCTCTCGCTCTGGGAGCAGCCGCTGTCCTACGACCCCCGCCTGGGCTCACTGCGCGGCTGGCTGGTCGGCCGGGCCCTGCACGCCGCCGCCGTGAGGGTGCGGGTCGGCGGCTGA
- a CDS encoding ABC transporter ATP-binding protein produces MPDVRLSGAGLTLAYDQRVVATDLSVAIPDESFTVIIGPNACGKSTLLRALARMLKPKAGAVHLDGSVITSLPSKEVARRLGLLPQTSIVPDGITVADLVARGRYPHQKLMRQWSKADETAVTEAMRATDVAGLADRIVDELSGGQRQRVWLAMALAQETPILLLDEPTTFLDISHQIEVLDLCADLHEEGRTMVAVLHDLNQACRYATHLIVMRAGRIVARGDPREIVTPELVHEVFELRCEIIVDPQSGTPLIVPEARRRVSASTG; encoded by the coding sequence ATGCCCGACGTACGCCTGTCAGGCGCCGGCCTCACCCTCGCCTACGACCAGCGGGTCGTGGCCACGGACCTCAGCGTGGCGATCCCCGACGAGTCCTTCACCGTGATCATCGGCCCGAACGCGTGCGGCAAGTCCACCCTGCTGCGCGCGCTGGCCCGGATGCTCAAGCCGAAGGCGGGCGCCGTCCACCTCGACGGCAGCGTGATCACCTCGCTGCCGTCGAAGGAGGTCGCGCGCCGGCTCGGGCTGCTGCCGCAGACCTCGATCGTGCCGGACGGCATCACCGTGGCCGACCTGGTGGCCCGGGGCCGCTACCCGCACCAGAAGCTCATGCGGCAGTGGTCGAAGGCCGACGAGACGGCCGTCACCGAGGCGATGCGCGCCACGGACGTCGCCGGGCTGGCCGACCGCATCGTGGACGAGCTGTCCGGCGGTCAGCGGCAGCGTGTGTGGCTGGCCATGGCGCTGGCGCAGGAGACGCCGATCCTGCTGCTGGACGAGCCGACCACGTTCCTGGACATCTCCCACCAGATCGAGGTGCTCGACCTCTGCGCCGACCTGCACGAGGAGGGCCGCACGATGGTGGCGGTGCTGCACGACCTGAACCAGGCGTGCCGGTACGCGACCCACCTCATCGTCATGCGCGCCGGCCGGATCGTGGCCCGGGGCGATCCTCGCGAGATCGTCACCCCCGAGCTGGTCCACGAGGTCTTCGAGCTCCGCTGCGAGATCATCGTCGATCCGCAGTCGGGCACCCCGCTCATCGTCCCGGAGGCGCGCCGCCGCGTCTCCGCCTCCACCGGCTGA
- a CDS encoding FAD-dependent oxidoreductase gives MDHAVVIGASMAGLLSAAALHRLFAKVTVLDRDTLPAADAHRKGTGQSRHAHGLLAKGCAALNELLPGLSAELVARGALPCDPMSQGRNVHDGHRLARGPGGGLDGLLMSRPLLEGQVRRRVAAMPGVRLTAGRAVTGLLAQEGRVTGVRLADGEPLPADLVVDASGRGSRTPLWLGELGYRPPREDRVALDLRYGTREFRRRPGDADGDLLVIIGPTPERPRFGVALALEDDRWIVTMGGYGEAPGPTLPEFAAFADTLPAPDLRHLLAAAEPVGEPRAYHTPAGIRRRYERLTRFPEGLLVTGDAVCAFNPLYGQGMTVAALEAKVLLEAELTPRAFFRRVARIVDAPWEITVGGDLRLPVVAGEPPARTRMVNAYLGRLLAAAAHDPELARRFLRVAHLYDPPPALMSPPALLRVLRSGAPRAVPVPA, from the coding sequence ATGGACCACGCCGTCGTCATCGGCGCCAGCATGGCGGGGCTGCTCTCCGCCGCCGCGCTGCACCGCCTGTTCGCCAAGGTCACGGTGCTCGACCGGGACACGCTGCCCGCGGCGGACGCCCACAGGAAAGGCACCGGGCAGAGCCGCCACGCCCACGGCCTGCTCGCCAAGGGCTGCGCGGCCCTGAACGAACTGCTGCCCGGCCTCTCGGCCGAGCTGGTCGCGCGGGGAGCGCTGCCGTGCGACCCCATGAGCCAGGGGCGCAACGTGCACGACGGGCACCGGCTGGCCCGCGGCCCCGGCGGCGGCCTGGACGGCCTGCTGATGAGCCGGCCACTGCTCGAAGGCCAGGTGAGACGCAGGGTCGCGGCCATGCCGGGGGTCCGGTTGACGGCCGGACGCGCGGTCACCGGCCTGCTCGCCCAGGAGGGCCGGGTCACGGGCGTACGCCTGGCCGACGGGGAGCCGCTGCCCGCCGACCTCGTCGTGGACGCCTCAGGCCGGGGCTCGCGCACCCCGCTCTGGCTCGGCGAGCTGGGCTACCGGCCGCCCCGCGAGGACCGCGTCGCCCTCGACCTGCGCTACGGCACCCGCGAGTTCCGCCGCCGCCCCGGCGACGCGGACGGCGACCTGCTCGTCATCATCGGCCCCACCCCGGAACGCCCGCGGTTCGGGGTGGCGCTGGCGCTGGAGGACGACCGCTGGATCGTCACGATGGGCGGCTACGGCGAGGCCCCCGGCCCCACCCTGCCGGAGTTCGCCGCGTTCGCGGACACGCTGCCCGCCCCCGACCTGCGGCACCTGCTCGCGGCCGCCGAGCCGGTCGGGGAGCCGCGGGCGTACCACACCCCGGCCGGGATCAGGCGGCGCTACGAGCGGCTGACCCGCTTCCCCGAGGGGCTGCTGGTGACCGGCGACGCCGTGTGCGCGTTCAACCCGCTCTACGGCCAGGGCATGACGGTCGCCGCCCTGGAGGCGAAGGTCCTGCTGGAGGCGGAGCTGACGCCGCGGGCGTTCTTCCGGCGCGTCGCGCGGATCGTGGACGCCCCCTGGGAGATCACGGTCGGCGGCGACCTGAGGCTGCCCGTGGTCGCGGGCGAGCCGCCGGCGCGGACGCGGATGGTCAACGCCTATCTGGGGCGTCTCCTCGCCGCGGCCGCGCACGACCCGGAGCTGGCCAGGAGGTTCCTGCGGGTGGCGCACCTGTACGATCCGCCGCCCGCGCTCATGAGCCCGCCCGCGCTGCTCAGAGTGCTCCGCAGCGGCGCACCACGAGCAGTGCCAGTGCCCGCGTGA
- a CDS encoding DUF397 domain-containing protein has translation MNQTYNGMPATDLTEVAWRKSRYSNSQGNCVELAELPDGGIAVRNSRFPDGPALIYTRDEIRALVLGVKDGEFDGLLV, from the coding sequence ATGAACCAGACCTACAACGGCATGCCCGCGACAGACCTGACCGAGGTCGCGTGGCGCAAGAGCCGCTACAGCAACTCGCAGGGCAACTGCGTCGAGCTCGCGGAGCTTCCCGACGGCGGGATCGCGGTGCGCAACTCACGCTTCCCCGACGGCCCCGCGCTCATCTATACCCGTGACGAGATCCGGGCCCTGGTGCTCGGGGTGAAGGACGGAGAGTTCGACGGCCTGCTCGTTTAA
- a CDS encoding FecCD family ABC transporter permease, with amino-acid sequence MRPAENTTARRAASGPGSGQAGEPDASVRRPSWARPPVLVAGLVVVVAALALVVLASIALGARPVPFSTVIDAFLAPDGSNDHTVIRELRVPRTLLGLGVGATLGLAGALMQSLTRNPLADPGLLGINEGAALGVTLALGLFGLSDPAVYVWFAFGGAALAAVMVHGLASSGRAGSGPVRLTLAGVALGMVATALSSAILRMDQQTFDRMRFWLTGSLAGQTSDVLVRLAPFMVAGLVLGLSLARPLNALALGDDAGRALGVSIGRTRALTGVAVTLLCGAATAAAGPLWFVGLIVPHAVRALVGPDQRWVLPYSALAAPVLLLGADVVGRLIARPGEVQVGIVWAVIGAPIFILLARRRRVAAL; translated from the coding sequence GTGCGCCCGGCTGAGAACACGACGGCGAGGCGCGCGGCGTCCGGCCCGGGCTCCGGCCAGGCGGGCGAGCCGGACGCGTCCGTCCGGCGGCCCTCGTGGGCGCGGCCCCCGGTGCTGGTCGCCGGGCTCGTGGTCGTCGTGGCCGCGCTGGCCCTCGTGGTCCTGGCGAGCATCGCACTCGGGGCGCGGCCGGTGCCGTTCTCCACCGTGATCGACGCCTTCCTCGCCCCGGACGGCTCCAACGACCACACGGTCATCCGCGAGCTGCGCGTGCCGCGCACCCTGCTCGGCCTCGGCGTGGGCGCCACGCTCGGCCTGGCCGGCGCGCTCATGCAGAGCCTGACCCGCAACCCTCTCGCCGACCCGGGCCTGCTGGGCATCAACGAGGGCGCGGCGCTCGGCGTCACGCTGGCGCTCGGGCTGTTCGGGCTCAGCGACCCGGCGGTCTACGTGTGGTTCGCCTTCGGCGGGGCCGCGCTGGCCGCCGTCATGGTCCACGGCCTGGCCTCCTCAGGGCGGGCCGGGTCCGGGCCGGTCCGGCTCACGCTGGCCGGCGTCGCGCTCGGCATGGTCGCCACCGCCCTGTCCTCGGCGATCCTGCGCATGGACCAGCAGACCTTCGACCGGATGCGGTTCTGGCTGACCGGGTCGCTGGCCGGGCAGACCTCCGACGTGCTGGTCAGGCTGGCGCCGTTCATGGTCGCGGGGCTGGTCCTCGGCCTGTCGCTGGCCCGGCCGCTCAACGCGCTCGCGCTGGGCGACGACGCGGGCCGCGCGCTCGGCGTCTCCATCGGCCGCACCCGGGCGCTGACCGGCGTGGCCGTCACGCTGCTGTGCGGGGCGGCCACGGCGGCGGCCGGGCCGCTGTGGTTCGTGGGGCTCATCGTGCCGCACGCGGTGCGCGCCCTGGTGGGGCCGGACCAGCGGTGGGTGCTGCCGTACTCGGCGCTGGCCGCTCCGGTGCTGCTGCTCGGCGCGGACGTGGTGGGCCGCCTCATCGCCCGCCCTGGAGAGGTGCAGGTGGGAATCGTGTGGGCGGTGATCGGCGCGCCGATCTTCATCCTGCTGGCCCGGCGCAGGCGGGTGGCCGCGCTGTGA
- a CDS encoding ATP-binding protein, which produces MITVQSTTAPSQWTTFDWWPPVGWWPEAARDLLGAGPSVSATFVLPPTLASVHAARSYTTGVLAGWGLSELAENMELVVSELATNALRHGLRLDEQCRSCPVHMSLVRQGSLVTSAFTDPGASVPVLRYPGPLDTGGLGLHIVESLSLRWGWSALAPHGKIVWAVLS; this is translated from the coding sequence ATGATCACCGTGCAATCCACCACGGCGCCGAGCCAGTGGACCACGTTCGATTGGTGGCCCCCGGTCGGCTGGTGGCCGGAGGCGGCTCGCGATCTGCTGGGCGCAGGCCCGTCCGTGAGCGCCACGTTCGTGCTCCCCCCCACCCTCGCCTCGGTCCACGCCGCCCGCAGCTACACCACCGGCGTCCTCGCCGGATGGGGGCTCTCCGAGCTCGCCGAGAACATGGAGCTGGTGGTCTCGGAGCTGGCCACCAACGCGCTGCGCCACGGCCTGCGCCTGGACGAGCAGTGCCGCTCCTGCCCCGTCCACATGTCGCTGGTCCGCCAGGGATCCCTGGTGACCAGCGCTTTCACCGATCCAGGCGCCTCGGTGCCGGTGCTGCGATACCCTGGCCCCCTTGACACCGGCGGCCTCGGACTCCACATCGTCGAATCGCTCAGTCTCCGCTGGGGCTGGTCGGCCCTCGCCCCCCACGGAAAGATCGTCTGGGCAGTCCTCTCCTGA
- a CDS encoding ABC transporter substrate-binding protein: MSGPVLARRGFLSATAGLAAALALAACGGGGTTAAPQGSAAPSGSAAPAQGWTFTDDRDKKLDLPKVPARIVAQVGSAAALWDFGVRPVGVFGPHKLKDGSKDPQVGNVDITQVQGLGNVWDEFNVEQYIALQPDLLVSNMYVKGTLWYVPEKSKDTIEQVAPTAGIMLTGKSATEVISRYEELARSLGADMAGVPEAKARMEAATQELAQFKDLKILMVSGGADAFWIVNPPEYPDIKHLTAAGLNVVTPEKVDEGGFFQTLSWENADEYEADVILYDTRTQALKPEEMMKKPTFAKLPAVKAGQLYPWSAEAPFSYQGYATFLEELVANLKKAKPLG, from the coding sequence ATGTCGGGACCGGTACTTGCGCGCAGGGGCTTCCTGTCGGCCACGGCAGGACTCGCGGCGGCCCTGGCACTGGCGGCGTGCGGCGGCGGCGGCACGACGGCCGCGCCGCAGGGCTCGGCCGCCCCCTCGGGCTCCGCGGCGCCCGCGCAGGGCTGGACCTTCACCGACGACCGGGACAAGAAGCTCGACCTGCCCAAGGTCCCCGCCAGGATCGTCGCCCAGGTCGGCTCCGCCGCCGCCCTGTGGGACTTCGGCGTGCGCCCCGTCGGCGTGTTCGGCCCCCACAAGCTGAAGGACGGCAGCAAGGACCCGCAGGTCGGCAACGTCGACATCACCCAGGTCCAGGGCCTCGGCAACGTCTGGGACGAGTTCAACGTCGAGCAGTACATCGCGCTCCAGCCCGACCTCCTGGTCAGCAACATGTACGTCAAGGGCACCCTCTGGTACGTGCCCGAGAAGTCCAAGGACACCATCGAGCAGGTCGCTCCGACGGCCGGCATCATGCTCACCGGCAAGAGCGCCACCGAGGTGATCTCCCGCTACGAGGAGCTGGCCAGGTCGCTCGGCGCCGACATGGCCGGCGTGCCCGAGGCCAAGGCCCGCATGGAGGCCGCGACCCAGGAGCTCGCCCAGTTCAAGGACCTCAAGATCCTCATGGTCTCGGGCGGCGCGGACGCCTTCTGGATCGTCAACCCGCCGGAGTACCCGGACATCAAGCACCTCACCGCGGCCGGTCTCAACGTCGTCACCCCGGAGAAGGTGGACGAGGGCGGCTTCTTCCAGACCCTCAGCTGGGAGAACGCCGACGAGTACGAGGCCGACGTCATCCTCTACGACACCCGCACCCAGGCGCTGAAGCCGGAGGAGATGATGAAGAAGCCCACCTTCGCCAAGCTCCCCGCCGTCAAGGCCGGCCAGCTCTACCCGTGGAGCGCCGAGGCCCCCTTCAGCTATCAGGGCTACGCGACCTTCCTGGAGGAGCTGGTCGCCAATTTGAAGAAGGCGAAGCCGCTCGGCTAG
- a CDS encoding helix-turn-helix domain-containing protein — translation MLGASLRRLREASGLDRAQAGFHIRASESKISRMELGRVGFKTRDVEDLLTLYGVVDDAERRALLEMVREANTPGWWHKYSAELPSWFTTYVGLEEAASVIRTYEVQFVPGLLQTAAYARSVYELGNPDASRDGIERRVHVRMQRQERFTQKDGPRLWAVIDEAALMRTIGGREVMREQLQHLLEVAALPNITIQVMPFRYGKHAAEGGAFSILRFPESDLSDVVYVEQLWGALYLDKREDIDPYLTAMEQLCVESTTPGGTVELIGGLLRKM, via the coding sequence ATGCTGGGGGCGAGTCTCAGGCGCCTGCGTGAGGCCAGCGGGCTCGACCGTGCACAGGCCGGATTCCACATCCGGGCGTCCGAGTCCAAGATCAGCCGGATGGAGCTCGGGCGCGTCGGATTCAAGACACGTGACGTGGAGGACCTGCTCACCCTGTACGGCGTCGTCGACGATGCCGAACGCCGAGCCCTGCTGGAGATGGTTCGCGAGGCCAACACCCCCGGGTGGTGGCACAAGTACTCCGCCGAGCTGCCCTCGTGGTTCACGACGTACGTGGGCCTGGAGGAGGCCGCGAGCGTGATCCGCACCTATGAGGTGCAGTTCGTGCCCGGCCTGCTGCAGACGGCCGCGTACGCGCGATCGGTCTACGAGCTGGGCAACCCCGATGCGAGCCGGGACGGCATCGAACGCCGCGTGCATGTGCGCATGCAGCGCCAGGAGCGCTTCACCCAGAAGGACGGCCCCAGGCTGTGGGCGGTCATCGACGAGGCGGCGCTCATGCGGACCATCGGCGGGCGGGAGGTCATGCGCGAGCAGCTCCAGCACCTGCTGGAAGTCGCCGCTCTGCCCAACATCACCATTCAGGTGATGCCCTTCAGGTACGGCAAGCACGCCGCCGAAGGGGGTGCGTTCAGCATCTTGCGGTTTCCCGAGTCCGACTTGTCGGACGTTGTCTACGTCGAGCAGCTCTGGGGTGCCCTGTACCTGGACAAGCGTGAGGACATCGACCCGTACCTCACGGCCATGGAGCAGTTGTGCGTGGAGAGCACCACGCCAGGAGGCACCGTCGAGCTCATCGGCGGTCTTCTCAGAAAGATGTAG
- a CDS encoding helicase-associated domain-containing protein, which yields MEDHLLGWLRTLDEDRLARILANRPDAIAPPWPRRLDTLAQRLGDGLAVMQTLQRLPLPCLQLAEAALALPLPTAGRLAAFVDAPPAEVDPWLGHLYDHALAWPGDGGVIRLAEGVTRWWAAPLGLGEPLDHYLNSWTISNDALRALARNLGLPAQGHKRRTITRVAEALGDATRVRGLLRDAPDGTTALLDRFAWDGPALPVDGGRFVMPGTPEKWCADHGLLFRPSWHVAEIPREVALCLRGADYHPPFAPEPPEVPTIPVDPEEVDHLMTLAAPHVVERAAALLDNTSKSPLPLLKTGGVGVREVRRMAKETGCDEDETRLLLEICTVARLLAWDEQSGGLVPTERFDRWRLDEGAARLRVLLSAWWRMERSSLRRSDGRYGTVLGDDPAGAAVARVRRAVLPVLACLPAGTAYADRDGLLAAVHWHAPLIERRLLLDCGPAALDEASLLGLLVNGALTDLGRALAELTAHPGDESDDSVPMVEHDPVLVEVSTRALASVRRSALFGPDLTAVVTGPPSAELAALLDRVADRESRGAASVWRFTAESVRRALDRGHDADELLDELAAVGAIPQPLEYLVRDTARRHGEVTVTTVGCVIQAGDPALLAEITAHRRLTRLGLRLLAPTVLVSAAGAERTLAALREAGYAPVPVSDTGEITIRRTRPAELADGAEPGAGKLILLPGGQVAELSDPELETPPHLLAEPPPDPREHARRLMAAGRAGAERSGRTWAVIGRMATRLPTAQQSLLGFVVDRGVRAGITLADGLTATISHGELKGGALDAWCEEAGDYLEFPLAEIVEVRGAF from the coding sequence ATGGAAGATCACCTGCTCGGCTGGCTGCGAACACTAGACGAAGACAGGCTTGCCCGCATCCTCGCGAACAGGCCCGACGCCATCGCGCCGCCGTGGCCGCGCCGGCTCGACACCCTCGCCCAGCGCCTGGGCGACGGCCTGGCCGTGATGCAGACCCTCCAGCGGCTCCCGCTCCCCTGTCTCCAGCTCGCCGAGGCGGCGCTGGCCCTCCCCCTGCCCACCGCCGGCCGCCTGGCCGCCTTCGTCGACGCCCCGCCCGCCGAGGTGGACCCCTGGCTCGGCCACCTCTACGACCACGCCCTCGCCTGGCCGGGCGACGGCGGCGTGATCCGCCTGGCCGAGGGCGTCACCCGCTGGTGGGCCGCCCCGCTCGGCCTCGGCGAGCCGCTCGACCACTACCTCAACTCCTGGACCATCAGCAACGACGCCCTGCGCGCCCTCGCCCGCAACCTCGGCCTGCCCGCCCAGGGACACAAACGCCGCACGATCACCCGCGTGGCCGAGGCGCTCGGCGACGCCACCCGCGTCCGCGGCCTGCTGCGCGACGCCCCCGACGGCACCACCGCCCTGCTCGACCGCTTCGCCTGGGACGGCCCCGCGCTGCCCGTCGACGGCGGCCGCTTCGTGATGCCCGGCACGCCCGAGAAGTGGTGCGCCGACCACGGCCTGCTGTTCCGGCCGAGCTGGCACGTCGCCGAGATCCCCCGCGAGGTGGCGCTCTGCCTGCGCGGCGCCGACTACCACCCGCCCTTCGCGCCCGAGCCGCCCGAGGTCCCCACCATCCCGGTCGACCCCGAGGAGGTCGACCACCTCATGACGCTGGCCGCCCCGCACGTCGTCGAGCGGGCCGCGGCCCTGCTCGACAACACCTCCAAGAGCCCGCTGCCGCTGCTGAAGACCGGCGGCGTCGGCGTGCGCGAGGTGCGCAGGATGGCCAAGGAGACCGGCTGCGACGAGGACGAGACGCGCCTGCTGCTGGAGATCTGCACGGTGGCCCGCCTGCTGGCCTGGGACGAGCAGTCCGGCGGCCTGGTCCCGACCGAGCGGTTCGACCGCTGGCGGCTCGACGAGGGCGCGGCCCGCCTGCGCGTGCTGCTGTCGGCCTGGTGGCGCATGGAACGCTCGTCGCTGCGCAGGTCCGACGGCCGCTACGGCACGGTGCTCGGCGACGACCCCGCGGGCGCCGCCGTCGCCCGGGTCCGCCGCGCGGTGCTGCCGGTGCTGGCCTGCCTGCCCGCCGGCACCGCCTACGCCGACCGCGACGGCCTGCTCGCCGCCGTCCACTGGCACGCCCCGCTCATCGAGCGCAGGCTCCTGCTCGACTGCGGCCCCGCCGCGCTCGACGAGGCCAGCCTGCTCGGCCTGCTGGTCAACGGCGCGCTCACCGACCTCGGCCGCGCCCTCGCCGAGCTGACCGCCCACCCCGGCGACGAGAGCGACGACTCCGTCCCCATGGTCGAGCACGACCCGGTGCTCGTCGAGGTCTCCACCCGGGCCCTGGCGAGCGTGCGCCGCAGCGCCCTGTTCGGCCCCGACCTGACCGCCGTGGTGACCGGGCCGCCCTCGGCGGAGCTGGCCGCGCTGCTCGACCGGGTCGCCGACCGCGAGTCGCGCGGCGCGGCCTCGGTGTGGCGCTTCACCGCCGAGAGCGTGCGCCGCGCCCTCGACCGCGGCCACGACGCCGACGAGCTGCTCGACGAGCTGGCCGCCGTCGGCGCCATCCCGCAGCCGCTCGAATACCTTGTCCGCGACACCGCCCGCCGCCACGGCGAGGTCACCGTCACCACCGTCGGCTGCGTCATCCAGGCCGGCGACCCCGCCCTGCTGGCCGAGATCACCGCCCACCGCCGGCTGACCCGGCTGGGCCTGCGCCTGCTCGCCCCCACCGTGCTGGTCAGCGCGGCCGGGGCCGAGCGCACGCTCGCGGCGCTGCGCGAGGCCGGCTACGCGCCGGTGCCCGTCTCCGACACCGGCGAGATCACCATCCGCCGCACCCGCCCCGCCGAGCTGGCCGACGGCGCCGAGCCCGGCGCGGGCAAGCTGATCCTGCTGCCCGGCGGCCAGGTGGCCGAGCTGTCGGACCCCGAACTGGAGACCCCGCCCCACCTGCTGGCCGAGCCGCCGCCCGACCCGCGCGAGCACGCCCGGCGGCTGATGGCGGCCGGGCGGGCCGGGGCCGAGCGGAGCGGCCGGACGTGGGCGGTGATCGGCCGCATGGCCACCCGGCTGCCGACGGCCCAGCAGTCGCTGCTCGGGTTCGTCGTCGACCGCGGGGTGCGGGCCGGCATCACGCTCGCCGACGGCCTGACCGCCACGATCAGCCACGGCGAGCTGAAGGGCGGCGCGCTCGACGCCTGGTGCGAGGAGGCGGGCGACTACCTGGAGTTCCCCCTCGCCGAGATCGTCGAGGTGCGGGGCGCGTTCTAG
- a CDS encoding FecCD family ABC transporter permease — MNVRVGPWSIRLAPRAMIVGVCLVLVGFGVTVAALSTGELAVPAADIVKALFGEGTPVAELIVSKLRAPRVVTGLLVGAAFGLSGAIFQSLTRNPLGSPDFIGFTAGASTGGILVVVAGGSALMIAGGALAGCVLTAALVYGLAFRGGVQGYRLVLVGIGANALLLAVNSYLLTRANINDAATAGAWLTGSLSGRGWDHARPVGLALAVLVPVCVALSRPMRMLEMGDDAAKAMGIRVEPVRAVAIAAGVLLSGVATAAAGPVVFVALAAPQLARRITRSPGVTMGASALMGAVLLTGADLAAQRLLAPTQLPVGVLTAAIGGTYLALLLRKDRH, encoded by the coding sequence GTGAACGTCCGCGTCGGCCCCTGGTCGATCCGGCTCGCGCCCCGCGCCATGATCGTGGGCGTCTGCCTGGTCCTGGTGGGTTTCGGGGTCACCGTGGCCGCGCTGTCGACCGGCGAGCTCGCCGTGCCCGCCGCCGACATCGTCAAGGCGCTGTTCGGCGAGGGCACGCCGGTCGCCGAGCTCATCGTGAGCAAGCTCCGCGCGCCGCGCGTGGTGACCGGGCTGCTGGTCGGGGCGGCGTTCGGGCTGAGCGGCGCGATCTTCCAGTCGCTCACCAGGAACCCGCTCGGCAGCCCCGACTTCATCGGCTTCACCGCCGGGGCCTCGACCGGCGGCATCCTCGTGGTCGTCGCGGGCGGCTCGGCCCTGATGATCGCGGGCGGCGCGCTGGCCGGCTGCGTGCTGACCGCCGCCCTCGTGTACGGGCTGGCCTTCCGCGGCGGCGTGCAGGGCTACCGGCTCGTCCTCGTGGGCATCGGGGCCAACGCGCTGCTGCTCGCGGTCAACTCGTACCTGCTGACCCGGGCCAACATCAACGACGCCGCCACCGCCGGGGCCTGGCTGACCGGCAGCCTGAGCGGGCGCGGCTGGGACCACGCGCGCCCGGTCGGGCTGGCGCTGGCCGTGCTGGTGCCGGTGTGCGTGGCCCTGTCCCGCCCGATGCGCATGCTGGAGATGGGCGACGACGCGGCCAAGGCCATGGGCATCAGGGTCGAGCCGGTGCGCGCGGTCGCGATCGCGGCCGGCGTGCTGCTGTCCGGCGTGGCGACCGCCGCCGCCGGCCCGGTCGTCTTCGTCGCGCTCGCCGCTCCGCAGCTCGCCCGGCGGATCACCCGCTCTCCCGGCGTCACCATGGGCGCCTCGGCGCTGATGGGCGCTGTGCTGCTGACCGGCGCCGACCTCGCCGCCCAGCGGCTGCTCGCGCCCACCCAGCTACCCGTCGGGGTGCTGACCGCCGCCATCGGCGGCACGTACCTCGCCCTGCTCCTGCGAAAGGACCGCCACTGA
- a CDS encoding maleylpyruvate isomerase family mycothiol-dependent enzyme translates to MTDPYLVNGQSAGDHVAACPECRAALALLDRPEPALAPPPALRETTLSGARRRRAPAAPGVVTVAAPYAEQVALMDDLLAGLRGEQWRAPVARHGTVEGLLEHLTANDAAIARFVGAPAAPAGASPHRRWRDQAGALLERVSAGSEVLLGVEVGLAGVRPARGPLRQALVQRMFETWTHADDIRAATGRSRAAPRAVHVRQIAEFALALLPRALRGPRRAVAATVVLTGTGGGTWTIPLSRASGHVAVLMSAEAVDFCRLVAGRWPPEAFPYAAEGEPGLARDLVHAAATLGCDR, encoded by the coding sequence ATGACGGACCCGTACCTCGTGAACGGGCAGAGCGCCGGCGACCACGTCGCCGCGTGCCCCGAATGCCGGGCGGCGCTGGCGCTGCTCGACCGGCCGGAGCCGGCGCTCGCGCCCCCGCCCGCGCTGCGCGAGACGACGCTGTCGGGGGCCCGGCGCCGCCGCGCGCCCGCCGCGCCCGGGGTCGTCACCGTCGCGGCCCCGTACGCCGAGCAGGTGGCGCTCATGGACGACCTGCTCGCCGGCCTGCGCGGCGAGCAGTGGCGGGCCCCGGTCGCCCGGCACGGCACGGTCGAGGGCCTGCTGGAGCACCTGACGGCCAACGACGCGGCGATCGCCCGCTTCGTGGGCGCGCCCGCCGCTCCCGCCGGCGCGAGCCCGCACCGGCGCTGGCGCGACCAGGCCGGCGCCCTGCTCGAACGGGTGTCGGCGGGCAGCGAGGTGCTGCTCGGCGTCGAGGTGGGGCTGGCCGGCGTCCGCCCCGCCCGCGGCCCGCTGCGCCAGGCCCTCGTGCAGCGCATGTTCGAGACCTGGACGCACGCCGACGACATCAGGGCCGCCACCGGCCGCTCCAGGGCCGCGCCGCGCGCCGTGCACGTGCGCCAGATCGCCGAGTTCGCGCTGGCGCTGCTGCCGCGCGCGCTCAGGGGGCCGCGCAGGGCCGTCGCGGCGACCGTGGTGCTCACCGGGACGGGCGGCGGCACCTGGACGATCCCGCTCTCGCGCGCCTCCGGCCACGTGGCCGTGCTCATGTCGGCGGAGGCGGTGGACTTCTGCCGGCTGGTCGCCGGGCGGTGGCCGCCCGAGGCGTTCCCCTACGCGGCCGAGGGAGAGCCGGGCCTCGCCCGCGACCTGGTCCACGCCGCCGCCACGCTGGGGTGCGACCGATGA